One Carcharodon carcharias isolate sCarCar2 chromosome 1, sCarCar2.pri, whole genome shotgun sequence DNA window includes the following coding sequences:
- the LOC121275386 gene encoding baculoviral IAP repeat-containing protein 5.1-like: MAKAEFLHCPTENEPDISNHFFSLELESWEPEDELWLQHQRHSPAYTFLALKADVLDLTVEEFFRLEMEWLKLYMKEVAAEQVSTCQESVKAATVKVLENLTNPKFNAVQKK; this comes from the coding sequence ATGGCCAAGGCTGAATTTCTGCACTGCCCAACTGAAAATGAACCTGATATCTCCAACCACTTTTTTTCTCTGGAGTTGGAAAGCTGGGAGCCTGAAGATGAACTTTGGTTGCAGCATCAACGTCACTCCCCAGCTTATACGTTCCTTGCTTTGAAAGCTGATGTATTAGATCTGACTGTGGAAGAGTTCTTCAGATTGGAAATGGAGTGGCTGAAGTTATACATGAAGGAAGTTGCTGCGGAGCAAGTGAGTACATGTCAAGAATCAGTTAAAGCTGCAACAGTTAAAGTTCTGGAAAACTTGACAAACCCCAAGTTTAATGCTGTTCAGAAGAAGTGA